CACAATCCCGCCCACAGCCTCCTCTACTGAGCCGCCGCCCACTGAGGGTACCAGACTCTGGAGGAGAAAACGTTCAGTcggcaaaaacatcaaattcATCATGAGCAACAGCTACATGATCGACTCGTACTCACGAATCCTTTTTCCAGTTGCATATCTTCTCTTCAACATCATATACTGGTGTATCTACTCCTGATTGGTTTTCCTGATCATTTATTGTAGACTAATAGGATATGTCTATTAACTACTAAACTTTGGGACTGTGACTATCAAACACTTAGGCTCGGGTAATAAGCACAAGTGACATCATGAAGTGAACAATGCTGATGTTCTGTCAGAGCGATTCATGAAACTGAAAAAAAGTGGATGTCATCATTCTTCTGAAGAGGTTGAATTCTTCATAGGATTTAAAGGAATGTCGTTGAAGGAAAGCATGAAGTACTTTTAGGATCAGACTTTGCTTGCCACTCTTCATGTGATGGTTATTACGTTATCCATACCATACATCTTTAGGTCAGTGAGCTGAAACTAAACTTACACCATAAAAGCAGAAAAACTGGCAATTTATACAGGATAACCAACCAATCACTTTCTTCCCATACATTTATGCATGTGTTTGTTAGTTTGCATAAAATACAAGATTTCAGtcaaaaaataaatctattgaaaTTGATCAGACAATCCacaactttttctttttttatttgttacacTCAtgataaaaacttttaaaatatacaaaaataaaataagacaaCATGTTTAATTTGAGTATTCCAGACTCAATCATTTCATTTTATACACAGTAAGGTATGGTTACCGCCCTAAACCATGTGTTTTGGTGTCTTGTAGTTTCCTATATTAATAATATGTCTGTCAAAGTTTTTTGTTGCAGTGATAAGTGCCATATTTAAATCCGCAGATTAAAGTGCTTCATTCGGCGGTGGTTTCCTGGatagccaggactagaccttagtttaattaggaaatataactagttttaacaaacatgccttaataaaaacattacttgtgtgcattttgaggcaaaataaCGGGcagtgatgtattttaagatataacagttttcagtttggacagctcttacgtctaatccctgtccgggaaaccgcccctcgAAGTAATCATATAAATGCTTTTTGTTGAATATAGTACAACACACAATACTTTATGTAGAGGTAAAATGCAATATGCAACAGTGTCTTAATGTCAGACCATACTTCATTCACACTTTACACACATGCAGATACACCTGTGCAGGTAAGAGTGATTGTGGCTACTATCAGTATATTCAATATGATCTTTTCCTGAGGTGCTGGTTACTGATCTCGTTCAATACCACATCTGAGCGGTGCTCTTCAGACGCTGTTATTATCGTATCATCATATGGGTTACCTAGAGTTGTAGATACACAAACAGGTTAATGCAAATTTaagagaaatacattttttttacttatttattaaCTTCTTGTTTGAAATAAGAAACACTCATTGTTTTTACACCTTAAACCTACTTTCTGAATGAATATCATGGtgttttgatcattttatttttttgggtgGATCATGCTATCTGAACCGATTTGTGGGACACTTTagaagactttttaaagatccccagagtacgtatgtgatgtgttagctcaaaataccatatagataatttattatagcaaattaaaattgccactttataagtttgagcaaaaatgtgccgtttatgagttcttttaaatgcaaatgagctgacctctgcactaaatggcagtgcagattaaggggcggtattatcccattctgacatcacaagggtagccagatttcaatgacctatttttccacatgcttgcagagaatggtttactaaaactaagttacttggtcgttcttttacacattttcttggttgatagaagcactgtggatccaattatagcacttaaacatggaaaaatcagattttcataatattatGTCCTTTTTAAGTGTCTGACTAATACCAAAGCAATGAATCAGGAAGCGAGAATGGGTTGTACCAGGCATGCCGCACAATGTCCTGacaagtgaagccaaaacattttGATCGCCCCCTTGTGACTGGCTGCAGTATTTGTCATAATTCATGCGCTCTCCATGTagaatagacaaataaaatgtgAATCAAAACTTAATAATCAAAATACAAATCAATTTGAACAAGTTTAGTTTTTCGATGCTTTTAAAAGGGGGAGTCCCACCTTGATTTGTGTGTCAATGATTGAGTTAAATGGGTGGGGCCtttctcaatcggaaggctgtagcctctggaggtcgcatttgtaggctgcatatctCATAATGACAGTCatatttcacaatattaacaatcataaagttgactattaatcttagttaatcgaaaattgttgtaatatgctcatgacttatgaatgtaatgctcagttaactcaAATAAGCCaggtttgatgacgtatgcagcctgcatatgcgacctctgAAAGCCGCAGCCTCCCAATTAAGAAACAGCCTTtggctttgtttttttttttacaatggaaTTCTATGGAGAcacgtcgtccatcttttttacagtctagcCCTGTGTCCCATTTCGAATACTATCAGTACTAAACAGAAGTCAAAATTAGATTAAGTATGTCCCATCTCTGTTAAAGTAATCAAATGTCCATACTTTCCCATAACCAAATCAGTACTTTTAGGGCATAGGCGAATTGGAATACAGGCTACGAGTATTTGGCATCACCTGCCTTATGGGAAATTCAGTTTATAAACATATAGTATGCAGTCAAAACACAGTGCTATGAAGCAAAGCCAGTTTAGCAGGTAAGACTATTACTCACCAATACCCATATGCGCATCAGCAACGCTGTCATTGTTTAGGAAAGACGAGCTGGAGTTGTTGGACTGGGCTGAGGAAGGTCTTTTCTTGGTAGTTTTTTTAATCTTCTGAGTTTGTGTGTGACTCCAATCTGCCGAGCACAATAAAGCAGTGTGGCGGTAAGTTTGGTTAACATATCACAAAAGCCAAGTCAGACACACATCCGCACGAACATACGAAGGCATCGTACCTGAATGTTCCGGTAGCCTTAGTTTTCCGCAACACAGGTATGTTCTCCATTGTCGTCTAACATTTTCTTTCATTGCACAGTGAAAGATAAAGATGAAAAGTCCTGCATGGGACAAATACATTGTAGTGTCAACATTCCATCAGCACAGGTTGCTAAAAATAAACCTGGACAAGCGATGATATCACCGATTCGACAAAGGAGCTCTGACGCTGTGAAGTGCGTAATGTGAAGTCACTAGTGAGAAAGCAACAATACAGATACTGTAGCTTCGCAAATGCGACAGAATAATCGAAAATTGTAAACATATCAGAAATGCTTGCAGCATAAGgcacagcaaattaaaaacataatacGGTACATGAATTGTGGTTCTTTATCGTTTGCCTATTTTGAAAAGAATAAAACACTGTTTAGTAAAGAATACTCATTTGTAAAAAACATGAATAATGATGATGTTTTAATTTTAGGATGAATaatccatttaagaattgtacAGGGCATATGTGACCCCAGGGGAGCCACTGACAATTTTGGGGCCTAAGAAAGAATATGATATTGGGCTCTCCACCACACCCATGTTACTAATAATGAAAATGATCTTTGGGGGCCTCAATAGTGCACGGGCCCTTAGAATTGCCCTACCCCAGCCCCCCTTAGTGACGCCTGTGTGACCCCCTTTCTGTGAAAACCCATCTTAACTAATTGTTGTGATTTACAATTATCTGCATAATGTcagaaaaaaatctgtaaaaatacaaccttgatatctttaatactgactgaatAAGtttaaggaaaacaccactgttaatcaatattttactttgttcttacctcaacttaacaaattaatacatacctattttttttcaatgcgtgcacttcatctttgcactgcgcgttgtgaatgtgttagcatttagcctagccgcattaattccttaggatccaaacaaggatgaatttagaagccaccaaactgcaccagaggtcgaagtgctgctaGCTAAATGCTCTTTCGCAAtataatatagttctcatttttatccacttcgccgtgttttattttgtgccaccatacttactcgtgtaactactcatgtaacagtctttaaatagggaaaacatggaagtgtttggtggcttctatattcatccctgtttggatcctaaggaatgaatggggctaggctaaatgctaacacattcacgacgcgctgtgcaaagatgaagtgcacacattcaaaaaaaataggtatgtattaatttttttaagttgaggtaagaacatagtaaaatattgaaaaacggtggtgttttcctttaaaataaaacataatgcaATTAAATTATGAGATCTTTGGAACCTACCTTGAAATGTGTTGAAAATGGCAAACAGATACATAAAGGCAAGGTTAACTGGGCCCCAAGCGAAGAAAGCAAAGCCCCAGGCGATGCCCAGAAGCACAGTGAGTCCGGCTACACTGCGCAATTCCTGCCAGGAACTGCGGTTCTGCACGTTTTGAGGATTCTGTCTCTTTATGCGACACAACTGGACCAACACCACAATAAACATGGTGAAGTTTAGCAGGAAGACAATGCAGAAGTATACGACCACAGCAACATAGAAAACAATGTCGTTGGTGATCCAGCAACTGTAGGGGTGAAAAAACATTGAATGAAATACAGCAATCAAAAATCTGTTTAATAATGATACAATGATgtaacttttttataaatataaattattacTTACAAATAATCTGTGGTGCCATCTAAAAATTTTGCATATGACACCAAGCCATAGTTATTGCCGATGTGGTTAGTAGCAATGACGATTATGACTACAATAAGCGGaatgcctttaaaagaaatCATATAAAACCATATAAATTTCCCAAACTCGAATCGAAACTCAAAATATACAGCAATTCATTTACTTACCCCATCCAACAAATCCTATCTTGAGCATAAAGCGAGAGACATAGGTGTTGAACACTTTAACAATGGCCAGATACATGTGTACCGCCTCCATGGCCATCCAGGTGAAGGATGCTAGAAGGAAGTAGTGCAGAAAGAAAGCGGTGGAGATGCAAAGGCCATTAACATCCTGGTACTGAGCCAGCCACGGGTCTATTAGGAACACCAGGTTCAGCAGCAGCAGGGCCAAACACAGGTGAATAAGGATTttagatgggatatctttgcggAGCTTTCTGTACAGAGATAAAACAAGAAAGAAATATTGTGATTGTGAAAAAATGTAGCCAGTAAAGTACAAATAATTGGTTAGAAGGATCCATACTCGAACGCCAGATATGTGAGCAGGGTGATTGACAGGAAAATAGACGAAATGCCACAGCCGATATAGGTTATGTATGTCAGGATTGTGTTTTGTTCCGGACTTAAAGTAGTGTTGGAAATGTCCTGTTGTGCAAGattaaaacagacatttcaattaTAACATCCCAAAGAATATTGTCAGATAAACATGAAAACGTCAGGTGTGGTAAAAGCTCAGCAACTCACAAGCAGAATACCAAAGCTGGTGAGATGGTTACAGCTGCACTGTGTTTCAAGAGCAGATGAGTTAACCGTATGGCACCCATCAGACTTCCAGCCGCCCGCACCACCTGCGATCAGAACGACTaggttttaaatataaaccagtAAACCAAACTTAAAGTATGTTGGTATAAAGAACTTTACAATACAATTTACCATTTAAGCCCAAGTCCCAGAATACACATTTCACAGATATTGTGACATTTTgtttctgtaaaaaaattagACGAAATAACAAAATTGAAATTATGTAGATGCACAATATTGCATACTGTGTTTCATTCGTTCTTAGTGATAAAGTAGTGAATTACTTTTGTTTTAGGTAGTATGCTCGGGTTCtgtgtatttttaaatgttatcgTCACATTCTTCGGTAAATTGTAGATGCTCAGATTACTAACGCTGGTACTGAGAATCCCACTGATCAGTTTTTGGTTAAGTACATCAAGTCCCTTATCctacaaaaaaagtaaaaaacagctattaatattattaacatTACATGAAGTATTCAAAATACAGCTTCTCAACAGAAATCAAACAAAAATGATAAGCTAAATAATAATTGATCTATCAAGGTTCAGACCTGGAAGAAGGTGTCCTTTTGGTAGAAGTTAAACTGCACTCTGGATGCGAGCTGCTGGTCCTGTGGGCTGAGGTTCTGTGTCAGGGATGCTGGGAGAGTGATTGAACCCAGAGAGGGGGACTGATTCTGATCCACAACATCTTTATTGGAGTTACTACGGATCTAAAGTTTCAAACATGACATCACTAATTCTGGTACAGTGCTGTAATGAACCACAAACCGTGTACAGTATGTACAGTAGTGGCCCAACAAAACCTGGTGTAGTGAAATCATTAATAAAGCTTGAACTATAGTACTAATATTGCAGTaatttaaagagatagttcacccaaaaataaaaaatctttttctcaacctcatgttgttctaaacctgtatgaatttcttttttcggatgaacacaaaagaagatataaaaaaaaaaatgatggttacctgattgtaaccattgaaccccatagtaggaaaacaaatattatggtaaatgatggtaagcacacagttgacggtacccattgaattctaccgtatttgtttttcctactatggaagtcaagggtaacaatcagctgtgtgctcaccatcattaatttaaaatatattttttgtgttcaccagaaaaaagaaattttaCCATTTGAGAATCCAagctgatcttcgggtctgtcgctaccacttttagcatagcttagcacaatccattgaattatagaccattagcatcgtgcaaaaaaaaataaccaaagagttttgatatttttcctatttaaaacttgactcttctgtagttacattatgtactaagacagacggaaaattcaAGTTGCAATTTTCAAGGccgatatgtctaggaactatactctcattctggcataatattcaaggactttgctgccgtaacatggctgcaggaggtgctattatattacgcagtgcccataAATAGTaccctgctattaaaagttaccaaggggactatattcaggcgctgcgtaaatATAATTGTGCCTCCCTGcatttagcgtgatgctaactgtctaatcagattcaatagattgtgctaagctatgctaaaagtgtttccgccagacccggagatcagctgaatggattccaaaacagtaaaaatcaaatgtttaactctaggggagctggaaaatgagcatatgatgagcaaaatgagcAATGAGCAACACAGATATGAAGCAATGAACATGAGAAATATATGTTCCATTATAGCAGTGGTGGCcgttgacttcttttttcgaggacGCTACATGCAAAGTTcctcacaacatgtatgtagcccttcatgtgtgtggttctttttttcaaaatatgtgttctgcgcatcgagagatcctatgtgcatcacgtgtcttgtcaaaataagtgcctgctgcagacgcgtatcaagagtttatgataaaagagacgctcgcgtttgccagatgctcgcataatctcatgcgtaatcaaaaTTGACTGtgaagggagtgtcttgcgtgtattttgtgaacgcgTTTTTATcgtaaacggttttgacgcgtgtgcagcaggaacttattttgacaaaacacgtgatgcacatggttcacatgatgcaacaaacacatattttgaaaacgcaagcaaaaCACATtgcactccgaacacttattttgaatttgcgcccctcggatgagcagtctcGAGCCGCCACTTCATTATAGTCTGTACGATGAATGAGATGTTACCTGCAGGTTGGAGGAGTCACTTATGGAGAAGGACGTCATCTCAAAATTGGTCCCATTGACTTTTTTCACAGCCAGAGCCAGCGATGATGTAATTAatttctcactctctcctgATAGAACCAGTTTAAGACCCACTGTGTCCACAAGCCCATTGGCCCTTGTAATCAGATGTATACACTTAATATGTATTACTGTATGCTAATAGTTAGGTTAAACTTAGTCAGTAAAGGATTTAACAATgctaaaagggatagttcacccaaaaatgaaaattctgtcatatttactcactctaatgttgttacaaacctgtatacatttctctAATGAACACAacgaaaaatattttgaggaatgtttgtaaccaaactgatcaaaagccccattgacttccatagtaggaaaaaaacaatactatggAGGTAAATAAAGCTTCTGATCGAAACCTTACTCAAATTCACCTCAAATTCTAAAtctaatatgaaaaaaaatatttttgcatgtGATTTCTTAGCCTTACAATCTAATATGCAGGAACAAGATCACAAAATAACTACAAAACTGGTCACGGATCTGCCTTTCCGAAGGGATCTTTTCTGCTCACCTCTTGGAGAAGTTAAACATTACATCTGCAGGAACATCGAGCAGGTTGTTCACAACACCGACTGACTTGTTTCCCAGATCAATACTGACATTGGGTCCAGAGAGGAGCAACTCCAGCTGAGATATGATCAAGTCCACTTGGTTGGAGTTTAAAGATGAAGCATTTGCAGTCATCTTCAACAGTCCATCCACATCTATTTCTGATGTGTTTGTAGAAACGAAATCAAGAGAAGACGGGAAGAGAAACATTATATGTGGGGCCATTgctaaaatgattttaaaataaatgcttttgtgttttttgttagCTGCAATAATAATAAAGTGTTATAAATGTAAGAAGATCTCATTAAACCTCTCACAAACATGCCTTTCGCCACAAAATAAAAAGGCATATAGAAAAAACAGTTGATTTTAGGATTATTGTATCTCGAGTGCAACATACCTGTGGTTTGGAAGGTACAGCTGTCCTTCAGAAGTAAAGCTCCACTTGAGCTGcgaaaacaataaatataaagtattaggagaaataaaaaatgtgcataCTTTATGGCTTTGCTATTTTACATCACGTATGGTACATTATGTGTGCAAATCCATTGAGATACAAGGGCAGATCTACTAACCAGTTAACAAGAGACTTTGAATTGTTGCTGCTGCAGAACTCATTAAAGCTGGTTGAACTTTTCATCAAAGTAATATTTTGTCCCATAGGATCATTACCGCTCCAAGAGCACATAGCTGAACATCAATATAACCATGCCATTAGATAAAGAACAACATATACATAAGCATAAACATAACGTAACATTACATATGTATAAGATTTTATGACACCTACCTACTCTGGTCACATCAGTGATGTTTATGTAGGCATTCTGCTGTTTAATGAGGGCTTCTATACTGATCTTAAAACTACACGCATCAGTCAAGTTTGTTTGTAGTTTCACTATAACAGTACAACTCTGTAACCTGGAGAGAAAAGGGAAGGTCATGAAATAACCAGCTACTTTTACACGGTTAACCAGTGATGCTGCATGAGACTAACTTACGTTTCACCTGAACACCCAGCCACTCTGAAATCCTGCAGGcatcaaaataacaaaaagtaaGGAGATTGGACCAACACAATCACtcgaaaaatatctaaatataattAAGGTGTCTTACCgaatatatatttacaaaattTAGTAAAACTTTACACTCAGATCTAAAATGCAGAAGAGAAAAGGAAAGCGTCAACATTTGCAGAAACACAGTTATGTAATGATGTATTATAATGATTTGAATATAATGATGAAAAACGTACTTTTTGTTGCATGATGCGTCAAACAATTTATGAAGCtgcaaaaaaacaaatgcaataAAAGGTTTACCAGTACTACAACTTACATGTAATTCAGATTATGatcacactgtacttctagatatgTTACTTACATAGGACGTCAATTCCAATGCGTTCATGCTCACGTTTTCCAGAGTTACACTGTAATAGGCCTCTAAAGAAGAGAAAGTAAGAAAAACTGACCTCATAATTTATCCTTTAAGTGCCTTATAGTCAAACCATTTATATTGTACTTCTGCTGCTCTTTACATTGTAGGTTTGTCTTACCTGAACTATTGCAGTTTGATGTACAACTACAAGGTGGTTCGGTTGTTGCTTTAGgagaaacaaaataaaataaatttcatTGACCATATGAGTTATTAACACTATAATGATATTGCACACTTCACTTTATGACTGAGCATctgggacactccactttttttgaaaatatgcaaatttttcagctcccctagagttaaacatttgatttttacagttttggaatccattcagctgatctccgggtctggcagtaccacttttagcatagcttagcataatccattgaatctgattagaccattaatatcacgctaaaaaataaacaaaaagttttgatatttttcctatttaaaacttgactcttctgtagttacaccgTGTAATAAGacagaaaaaaaagagaatttttttaggcagatatagctaggaactatactctaaagggggtcgcacaccggcaGCGCAGCTCAGCACAGCTCAGCGCTGCGCAGGGCCGCGCCA
This window of the Paramisgurnus dabryanus chromosome 10, PD_genome_1.1, whole genome shotgun sequence genome carries:
- the LOC135742055 gene encoding uncharacterized protein isoform X5; translated protein: MSEDVKHNRLSRQLYSSSRRMATMGRQNFGHWRSLDYVFVLILFLQCFSAATTTTRAPTTVAATTTIATTAAAAATTTTTVATTAAATTTTTTVAATTTIATTAAAAATTTTTVATTAAATTTTTTTTTVAATTTTIAATTITNAATTTTATNATTTNATAHNATAPNATAPNATAPNATAPNATAPNATAPNATSPNATAPNTTTTAPNATAPNATAPNATATVTPPTNTTPALTTTPVPCNFSVSCNQKFYWMLIYTTDRTLNVDNVTEWLNNLDKCVENVTFYSNASTTGNQLSMLKNTDVSCDETVSVSKTCEVLLELRVPANVCCIRQVVLATSNSFNVNVVGDIEGVGVCLNPNTSSVYQICNQSEIQKNCTLSPPTTEPPCSCTSNCNSSEAYYSVTLENVSMNALELTSYLHKLFDASCNKKSECKVLLNFVNIYSDFRVAGCSGETLQSCTVIVKLQTNLTDACSFKISIEALIKQQNAYINITDVTRVAMCSWSGNDPMGQNITLMKSSTSFNEFCSSNNSKSLVNCSSGALLLKDSCTFQTTEIDVDGLLKMTANASSLNSNQVDLIISQLELLLSGPNVSIDLGNKSVGVVNNLLDVPADVMFNFSKRANGLVDTVGLKLVLSGESEKLITSSLALAVKKVNGTNFEMTSFSISDSSNLQIRSNSNKDVVDQNQSPSLGSITLPASLTQNLSPQDQQLASRVQFNFYQKDTFFQDKGLDVLNQKLISGILSTSVSNLSIYNLPKNVTITFKNTQNPSILPKTKKQNVTISVKCVFWDLGLNGGAGGWKSDGCHTVNSSALETQCSCNHLTSFGILLDISNTTLSPEQNTILTYITYIGCGISSIFLSITLLTYLAFEKLRKDIPSKILIHLCLALLLLNLVFLIDPWLAQYQDVNGLCISTAFFLHYFLLASFTWMAMEAVHMYLAIVKVFNTYVSRFMLKIGFVGWGIPLIVVIIVIATNHIGNNYGLVSYAKFLDGTTDYFCWITNDIVFYVAVVVYFCIVFLLNFTMFIVVLVQLCRIKRQNPQNVQNRSSWQELRSVAGLTVLLGIAWGFAFFAWGPVNLAFMYLFAIFNTFQGLFIFIFHCAMKENVRRQWRTYLCCGKLRLPEHSDWSHTQTQKIKKTTKKRPSSAQSNNSSSSFLNNDSVADAHMGIGNPYDDTIITASEEHRSDVVLNEISNQHLRKRSY
- the LOC135742055 gene encoding uncharacterized protein isoform X4, with amino-acid sequence MSEDVKHNRLSRQLYSSSRRMATMGRQNFGHWRSLDYVFVLILFLQCFSAATTTTRAPTTVAATTTIATTAAAAATTTTTVATTAAATTTTTTVAATTTIATTAAAAATTTTTVATTAAATTTTTTTTTVAATTTTIAATTITNAATTTTATNATTTNATAHNATAPNATAPNATAPNATAPNATAPNATAPNATSPNATAPNTTTTAPNATAPNATAPNATSPNATAPNTTTTAPNATAPNATAPNATATVTPPTNTTPALTTTPVPCNFSVSCNQKFYWMLIYTTDRTLNVDNVTEWLNNLDKCVENVTFYSNASTTGNQLSMLKNTDVSCDETVSVSKTCEVLLELRVPANVCCIRQVVLATSNSFNVNVVGDIEGVGVCLNPNTSSVYQICNQSEIQKNCTLSPPTTEPPCSCTSNCNSSEAYYSVTLENVSMNALELTSYLHKLFDASCNKKSECKVLLNFVNIYSDFRVAGCSGETLQSCTVIVKLQTNLTDACSFKISIEALIKQQNAYINITDVTRVAMCSWSGNDPMGQNITLMKSSTSFNEFCSSNNSKSLVNCSSGALLLKDSCTFQTTEIDVDGLLKMTANASSLNSNQVDLIISQLELLLSGPNVSIDLGNKSVGVVNNLLDVPADVMFNFSKRANGLVDTVGLKLVLSGESEKLITSSLALAVKKVNGTNFEMTSFSISDSSNLQIRSNSNKDVVDQNQSPSLGSITLPASLTQNLSPQDQQLASRVQFNFYQKDTFFQDKGLDVLNQKLISGILSTSVSNLSIYNLPKNVTITFKNTQNPSILPKTKKQNVTISVKCVFWDLGLNGGAGGWKSDGCHTVNSSALETQCSCNHLTSFGILLDISNTTLSPEQNTILTYITYIGCGISSIFLSITLLTYLAFEKLRKDIPSKILIHLCLALLLLNLVFLIDPWLAQYQDVNGLCISTAFFLHYFLLASFTWMAMEAVHMYLAIVKVFNTYVSRFMLKIGFVGWGIPLIVVIIVIATNHIGNNYGLVSYAKFLDGTTDYFCWITNDIVFYVAVVVYFCIVFLLNFTMFIVVLVQLCRIKRQNPQNVQNRSSWQELRSVAGLTVLLGIAWGFAFFAWGPVNLAFMYLFAIFNTFQGLFIFIFHCAMKENVRRQWRTYLCCGKLRLPEHSDWSHTQTQKIKKTTKKRPSSAQSNNSSSSFLNNDSVADAHMGIGNPYDDTIITASEEHRSDVVLNEISNQHLRKRSY